The following are encoded in a window of Streptomyces sp. 11x1 genomic DNA:
- the ribA gene encoding GTP cyclohydrolase II: MPDFPAATPRARVRVPLRFHDGYGVDAELVTFHDLVDGREHLAIVLGDPAPGTAPLVRLHSECLTGDVFGSARCDCGPQLREAVERIADRGGVLLYLRQEGRGIGLYNKLDAYALQDQGLDTYEANAALGLPEDARDYTAAAQMLGALGIDELDLLSNNPDKAQQLRGLGVAVRDRVPTGVFTTAHNVRYLRAKVLQTQHTLPLHELTGATGLTGLSTG; the protein is encoded by the coding sequence ATGCCCGACTTTCCCGCTGCCACCCCGCGTGCCCGCGTCCGGGTACCGTTGCGCTTCCACGACGGCTACGGCGTCGACGCCGAACTGGTCACCTTCCACGACCTCGTCGACGGCCGGGAGCACCTGGCGATCGTCCTCGGCGACCCCGCCCCCGGCACGGCCCCGCTGGTCCGGCTGCACTCCGAGTGCCTGACCGGTGACGTGTTCGGCTCGGCCCGCTGCGACTGCGGTCCGCAGCTGCGCGAGGCGGTGGAGCGGATCGCCGACCGCGGCGGCGTCCTCCTCTACCTCCGCCAGGAGGGCCGGGGCATCGGCCTCTACAACAAGCTGGACGCATACGCCCTCCAGGACCAGGGCCTCGACACCTACGAGGCGAACGCGGCGCTCGGGCTGCCGGAGGACGCCCGTGACTACACGGCGGCGGCCCAGATGCTGGGCGCCCTCGGTATCGACGAGCTGGACCTGCTCTCCAACAACCCCGACAAGGCGCAGCAGCTGCGCGGCCTCGGCGTGGCCGTGCGCGACCGCGTGCCCACGGGCGTCTTCACCACCGCCCACAACGTCCGCTACCTGCGCGCCAAGGTCCTCCAGACCCAGCACACCCTCCCCCTCCACGAGCTGACGGGCGCGACGGGACTGACCGGCCTCTCGACGGGCTGA
- a CDS encoding PP2C family protein-serine/threonine phosphatase, whose translation MREPGGRRFSYARRLACVLPVLLIAVGLFYDHFTPREFTAVPFFIAAPLVAAPLFSLLGTVVIGAASGVGITGVRLYYDDAGHEDAITEIATVATAAVLAVLINRLVRRSDARLATAREIAEAAQRAVLPVPQERIGGLEIAARYEAAQAGASIGGDLYAVQDSPHGVRLIVGDVRGKGLGAVSAVAVLIGAFREAAEQEATLEAVAQRLERALAREGTRREAARSDGAVEYEGFVTAVLAEFPHGAGRARIVNRGHPSPLLLHADGTLCTLDAPQPALPLGMDDLGTWPDRAEETRFPSGATLLFYTDGLSEARDAHGVFYDPAVRLSGRGFTAPGALLTTLAEEVRRHTGDRTTDDMALLAVRRP comes from the coding sequence ATGCGGGAGCCGGGTGGGCGGCGGTTCTCGTACGCCCGCAGGCTCGCCTGCGTCCTTCCCGTGCTGCTGATCGCCGTCGGACTCTTCTACGACCACTTCACCCCGCGCGAGTTCACCGCGGTCCCCTTCTTCATCGCCGCGCCCCTGGTGGCGGCCCCGCTCTTCTCGTTGCTCGGCACGGTGGTCATCGGCGCCGCGTCGGGGGTCGGCATCACCGGCGTCCGCCTCTACTACGACGACGCAGGCCATGAGGACGCGATCACCGAGATCGCCACGGTGGCCACCGCCGCCGTACTGGCCGTACTGATCAACCGCCTCGTCCGCCGCAGCGACGCCCGGCTCGCCACCGCCCGGGAGATCGCCGAGGCGGCGCAGCGGGCCGTGCTCCCGGTGCCGCAGGAGCGGATCGGCGGGCTGGAGATCGCCGCGCGGTACGAGGCCGCGCAGGCCGGGGCGTCGATCGGCGGCGATCTGTACGCGGTGCAGGACTCGCCCCACGGCGTACGGCTCATCGTCGGCGACGTACGCGGCAAGGGGCTGGGAGCGGTGTCGGCGGTGGCGGTGCTGATCGGGGCGTTCCGGGAGGCGGCCGAGCAGGAGGCGACGCTCGAAGCGGTGGCCCAGCGGCTGGAACGGGCGCTGGCCCGGGAGGGGACGCGGCGGGAGGCGGCGCGGAGTGACGGGGCGGTGGAGTACGAGGGGTTCGTGACGGCCGTGCTCGCGGAGTTCCCGCACGGCGCGGGCCGCGCCCGGATCGTCAACCGGGGCCACCCCTCGCCCCTGCTGCTGCATGCCGACGGCACGTTGTGCACCCTGGACGCCCCGCAGCCCGCGCTGCCGCTCGGCATGGACGACCTGGGCACCTGGCCCGACCGCGCGGAGGAGACCCGGTTCCCGTCCGGCGCCACGCTGCTCTTCTACACCGACGGCCTGTCCGAGGCGCGCGACGCGCACGGTGTCTTCTACGACCCGGCCGTGCGCCTCTCGGGCCGTGGGTTCACCGCCCCGGGCGCCCTGCTGACGACGCTCGCGGAGGAGGTGCGGCGGCACACGGGCGACCGCACGACGGACGACATGGCCCTCTTGGCCGTCCGCCGCCCGTGA
- a CDS encoding M23 family metallopeptidase — MASNRSATEAPFVPAQRDGESQTFGYGSYNSDNEGPWQEWNPSEDSLRPVRGRHRVAKKSGVLARNGLARSSTVLGVGVIAAVSGAGMASAQSGKAPVSISIPDLPNVGSVFEDEADEPEPQGSTSPLSNAGLIAADTEQGTADAGEALRARIMAQAESQQDAFDKAAAEAAQTAAAEQAAEQAAKEKKEAEAKEAAAKKKAEEEAAAKKEAERLAALAKQFTLPTSSYTLTSSFGQAGPYWSSGYHTGLDFAAPTGTLIKAVGSGTITQAGYEGSYGYKTVLTLDDGTEIWYAHQSSIGVSVGQKVATGDVIGRVGATGNVTGAHLHMEVHPGGSTTGIDPAAWLRSKGLNP, encoded by the coding sequence GTGGCGTCGAACCGGTCCGCGACCGAAGCCCCGTTCGTGCCGGCCCAACGTGACGGCGAGAGCCAGACGTTCGGCTACGGCAGCTACAACAGCGACAACGAGGGCCCCTGGCAGGAGTGGAACCCCAGCGAGGATTCCCTTCGCCCCGTTCGCGGTCGGCACCGCGTGGCCAAGAAGAGCGGCGTACTCGCCCGTAACGGTCTCGCCCGCAGCTCCACGGTCCTCGGCGTCGGTGTCATAGCCGCCGTCAGCGGTGCCGGGATGGCGAGCGCACAGTCCGGCAAGGCCCCCGTCTCCATATCGATACCCGACCTGCCGAACGTCGGCTCGGTCTTCGAGGACGAGGCCGACGAGCCGGAGCCCCAGGGTTCCACCTCCCCCCTCAGCAACGCGGGGCTGATCGCCGCCGACACCGAGCAGGGCACCGCGGACGCCGGTGAGGCGCTGCGCGCCCGCATCATGGCGCAGGCCGAGTCCCAGCAGGACGCCTTCGACAAGGCCGCCGCCGAGGCCGCGCAGACCGCCGCCGCGGAGCAGGCCGCCGAGCAGGCCGCCAAGGAGAAGAAGGAAGCCGAGGCCAAGGAGGCCGCCGCCAAGAAGAAGGCGGAGGAGGAGGCCGCGGCGAAGAAGGAAGCCGAGCGTCTCGCCGCCCTGGCCAAGCAGTTCACGCTTCCCACCTCCTCGTACACCCTCACCTCCAGCTTCGGTCAGGCCGGCCCGTACTGGTCCTCCGGCTACCACACCGGCCTCGACTTCGCGGCCCCCACCGGCACCCTGATCAAGGCCGTAGGCAGCGGCACCATCACGCAGGCCGGCTACGAGGGCTCCTACGGCTACAAGACCGTCCTCACCCTCGATGACGGCACCGAGATCTGGTACGCCCACCAGTCCTCCATCGGCGTGAGCGTCGGCCAGAAGGTCGCCACCGGCGACGTCATCGGCCGCGTCGGCGCCACCGGCAACGTCACGGGCGCCCACCTCCACATGGAGGTCCACCCCGGTGGCTCCACCACCGGCATCGACCCGGCGGCCTGGCTCCGCAGCAAGGGCCTCAACCCGTAA
- a CDS encoding cysteine hydrolase: MAKSALLVMDVQRDVVAIADDGSGYLPRLRRAIDGARAAEIPVIYVVMGLRPGAPEISPRNKAMANVVRAGLFTEGEPGTQIHDEVVPRPGEVVVTKRRGSAFSGSDLDLVLRARDIDSLVLTGIATSAVVLSTLWRAIDLDFGVTVLADGCLDTDPEVHTMLTEKLFPQWAEVLTVEDWLTAIASR; this comes from the coding sequence ATGGCGAAGAGCGCACTTCTCGTGATGGACGTCCAACGCGACGTCGTGGCCATCGCGGACGACGGGTCCGGATATCTGCCGCGCCTGCGCAGGGCGATCGACGGAGCCCGGGCCGCCGAGATCCCCGTGATCTACGTCGTGATGGGGTTACGGCCGGGCGCGCCGGAGATCAGCCCGCGCAACAAGGCGATGGCGAACGTGGTGCGGGCCGGCCTGTTCACCGAGGGCGAGCCCGGCACCCAGATCCATGACGAGGTCGTGCCCCGTCCGGGCGAGGTCGTGGTCACCAAGAGAAGGGGGAGCGCGTTCTCGGGCAGCGACCTCGACCTGGTGCTCAGGGCGCGCGACATCGACAGCCTCGTCCTCACCGGCATCGCCACCAGCGCCGTGGTGCTGTCCACCCTGTGGCGCGCCATCGACCTGGACTTCGGCGTCACCGTTCTGGCGGACGGCTGCCTCGACACCGATCCCGAGGTCCACACGATGCTCACCGAGAAACTGTTCCCGCAGTGGGCCGAAGTCCTGACGGTCGAGGACTGGCTCACGGCCATCGCATCGCGCTAG
- a CDS encoding aldo/keto reductase, with protein MTSLRKLGASDIEVFPLALGGNVFGWTADEARSFAVLDAYAAAGGNFVDTADSYSAWVEGNEGGESERIIGKWVKSRGNRDNVVIATKVSQHPEYQGLTAANIKAAADASLARLGTDHIDLYYTHFDQPEVPVEEIITALDDLVKAGKVRAIAASNITPDRLKASLDFSAAEGLARYVALQPHYNLVSRDTYEGALQSVAVDSGLSAVPYFALAMGFLTGKYRPGATVDSPRAAGAGAYLDTPAGPRVLAALDDIATSRGAAHATVALAWLAAQPTVTAPIASARSLDQLPALLAVADHTLTPEELNHLTEASA; from the coding sequence ATGACTTCTCTTCGCAAGCTGGGCGCATCCGACATCGAGGTCTTCCCGCTCGCCCTCGGTGGCAACGTCTTCGGCTGGACCGCGGACGAGGCGCGGTCCTTCGCCGTCCTCGACGCGTACGCGGCCGCGGGCGGCAACTTCGTCGACACCGCCGACTCCTACTCGGCCTGGGTCGAGGGCAACGAGGGCGGTGAGTCCGAGCGGATCATCGGCAAGTGGGTCAAGAGTCGCGGCAACCGTGACAACGTGGTCATCGCGACCAAGGTGAGCCAGCACCCCGAGTACCAGGGCCTGACGGCGGCCAACATCAAGGCCGCCGCCGACGCGTCCCTGGCCCGCCTCGGCACGGACCACATCGACCTCTACTACACCCACTTCGACCAGCCCGAGGTCCCCGTCGAGGAGATCATCACCGCCCTCGACGACCTGGTGAAGGCCGGCAAGGTCCGCGCGATAGCCGCGTCCAACATCACCCCCGATCGACTGAAGGCCTCCCTGGACTTCTCGGCCGCCGAGGGCCTGGCGCGCTACGTGGCGCTGCAGCCCCACTACAACCTGGTCTCCCGGGACACCTACGAGGGCGCCCTCCAGTCCGTCGCCGTCGACTCAGGCCTCTCCGCCGTCCCGTACTTCGCCCTCGCCATGGGCTTCCTCACGGGCAAGTACCGCCCCGGCGCGACGGTCGACAGCCCCCGGGCGGCAGGCGCCGGCGCCTATCTCGACACCCCGGCCGGCCCGCGCGTCCTCGCAGCCCTGGACGACATCGCCACGTCCCGAGGCGCAGCCCACGCCACGGTGGCCCTGGCCTGGCTGGCCGCCCAGCCGACCGTCACGGCCCCCATCGCCTCCGCCCGCTCCCTGGACCAACTCCCCGCCCTCCTGGCCGTAGCGGACCACACCCTCACCCCCGAAGAACTGAACCACCTGACGGAGGCTTCGGCGTAG
- a CDS encoding PrsW family intramembrane metalloprotease: protein MATSSPDPTHPSGSTDGYAFRPTRWWQRKSVRYGALIALLAVSGLVILALVREQTGTEGFLVGLGLAVLPVPLLMAAFRWLDRVEPGPWRNLVFAFAWGACAAALIAIVANSFATRWIATATADPSHADTLGATVIAPVVEETAKAAAVLLVFLFRRRDFTGVVNGVVIAGFTATGFAFTENILYLGTAFGTDQLSGGSGLASVTAATFFVRVIMSPFAHPLFTVLTGIGFGVAAFSAEWQRVRRVLVPAGGLLLAIGMHSVWNGSATFGEYGFFAVYAGFMVPAFGLLTWWVIWARQRELRTVREALPAYAGAGWLTPVEPYVLGSMRGRRVAREYAAHHFGKAGARSIAEYEVYATKLAFHRYRGLRGRAGGDFALRERELLFELWRRRELARSAMGYAGREVGAKYGYGYGHGYGHECGAYGQPVGCGVYGAYGVAAYPAYNPYRY, encoded by the coding sequence ATGGCCACCAGTTCCCCCGACCCGACGCACCCCAGCGGCTCCACCGATGGGTATGCGTTCAGGCCCACTCGCTGGTGGCAGCGGAAGAGCGTCAGATACGGGGCGCTGATAGCACTGCTCGCGGTCTCCGGGCTCGTCATCCTCGCGCTCGTCCGGGAACAGACCGGCACGGAGGGGTTCCTCGTCGGACTCGGGCTCGCAGTGCTGCCCGTACCTCTGCTGATGGCGGCGTTCCGGTGGCTGGACCGGGTGGAGCCCGGGCCATGGCGGAACCTGGTGTTCGCGTTCGCCTGGGGGGCGTGCGCGGCGGCGCTGATAGCCATCGTGGCGAACAGCTTCGCGACGCGGTGGATAGCGACGGCCACGGCCGATCCCTCGCACGCCGACACCCTGGGCGCCACCGTCATAGCCCCCGTGGTCGAGGAGACCGCCAAGGCCGCCGCCGTCTTACTCGTGTTCCTGTTCAGGAGACGGGACTTCACCGGGGTCGTTAACGGGGTGGTGATCGCGGGCTTCACCGCGACGGGGTTCGCCTTCACCGAGAACATCCTGTACCTGGGGACCGCGTTCGGGACGGACCAGCTCAGCGGGGGGAGCGGTCTCGCGTCGGTCACCGCGGCCACGTTCTTCGTGCGGGTGATCATGTCGCCGTTCGCGCATCCCCTGTTCACCGTGCTGACGGGGATCGGGTTCGGGGTGGCGGCGTTCTCCGCGGAGTGGCAGCGGGTGCGGCGGGTGCTCGTACCGGCGGGCGGGCTGCTGCTCGCCATCGGGATGCACTCGGTCTGGAACGGGTCGGCGACGTTCGGGGAGTACGGGTTCTTCGCCGTGTACGCCGGGTTCATGGTGCCGGCGTTCGGGCTGCTGACGTGGTGGGTGATCTGGGCCCGGCAGCGGGAGTTGCGGACCGTGCGGGAGGCGTTGCCGGCGTATGCGGGCGCGGGGTGGCTGACGCCTGTCGAGCCGTATGTGCTGGGGTCGATGCGGGGGCGGCGGGTGGCGCGGGAGTATGCGGCGCACCACTTCGGGAAGGCGGGCGCTCGGTCGATCGCGGAGTACGAGGTCTACGCGACGAAGCTGGCCTTCCATCGGTATCGGGGGTTGCGGGGGCGGGCCGGGGGTGACTTCGCGCTGCGGGAGCGGGAGTTGCTGTTCGAGCTGTGGCGCAGGCGGGAGTTGGCCCGGTCGGCCATGGGGTATGCGGGGCGGGAGGTGGGGGCGAAGTACGGATACGGCTACGGGCACGGGTACGGCCATGAATGCGGGGCGTACGGGCAGCCTGTGGGGTGTGGGGTGTATGGGGCATATGGGGTGGCGGCGTACCCCGCGTACAACCCCTATCGGTACTAG
- the trmB gene encoding tRNA (guanosine(46)-N7)-methyltransferase TrmB yields the protein MSDSVDSPEPRTTGASLPHTRAKGAPRFPDGPKADPAGSHFERRIRSFQPRRSRVTAGQADALQRLWPKWGLDIDGRSLDLVELFGNDRPVVLEIGFGMGEATAQMAAADPETNVLAVDVHTPGQGNLLNLADQDGLSNVRVANGDAIILLREMLPPDSLDGLRVYFPDPWPKKRHHKRRLIQPEFLTLVASRLRPGAIVHCATDWEPYAEQMLEVLTAHPDFENTRADGGFAPRPGFRPLTRFEGQGLDKGHVVNDLLFRRVQQREQERNPKRKQDQEQKQQSELPPTGA from the coding sequence GTGTCTGACTCCGTCGATTCTCCCGAGCCTCGCACCACCGGTGCCTCCCTTCCGCATACCCGCGCCAAGGGGGCGCCCCGTTTCCCCGACGGACCCAAGGCGGATCCCGCCGGGTCGCACTTCGAGCGGCGGATCCGGAGTTTCCAGCCGCGGCGGAGCCGGGTCACCGCCGGGCAGGCGGACGCCCTGCAGCGGCTGTGGCCCAAGTGGGGGCTCGACATCGACGGACGGTCCCTGGATCTCGTCGAGCTGTTCGGGAACGACCGGCCCGTTGTCCTGGAGATCGGCTTCGGCATGGGCGAGGCGACCGCGCAGATGGCCGCCGCCGACCCCGAGACCAATGTCCTCGCCGTGGACGTGCACACGCCGGGCCAGGGCAACCTGCTGAACCTCGCGGACCAGGATGGTCTGTCCAACGTCCGGGTCGCCAACGGCGACGCGATCATCCTGCTGCGCGAGATGCTCCCACCGGACTCGCTCGACGGGCTGCGGGTCTACTTCCCCGACCCCTGGCCCAAGAAGCGACACCACAAGCGGCGCCTCATCCAACCGGAATTCCTCACCCTCGTCGCGTCCCGGCTCAGGCCGGGGGCGATCGTGCACTGCGCGACGGACTGGGAGCCGTACGCCGAGCAGATGCTGGAAGTGCTCACCGCCCACCCCGATTTCGAGAACACCCGGGCGGACGGCGGGTTCGCGCCACGTCCCGGCTTCCGCCCGCTCACCCGTTTCGAGGGGCAGGGACTGGACAAGGGTCATGTGGTGAACGATCTGCTCTTCCGCCGCGTACAGCAGCGTGAGCAGGAGCGGAATCCGAAGCGGAAGCAGGACCAGGAGCAGAAGCAGCAGTCCGAACTGCCCCCCACAGGCGCCTGA
- the lhgO gene encoding L-2-hydroxyglutarate oxidase — MRRQGAYDCDVLVVGGGIVGLSTAYAITRAAPGTRVTVLEKEPGPARHQTGRNSGVIHSGIYYRPGSLKARYAVKGAAEMVKFCAEYGIDHAVTGKLIVATERSELPRLHALVQRGRENGIPVRELGAAQISEYEPEVRGLAAIHVGTTGICDFVGVARQLSRASGAEIRYGAEVERIDRRASLGVAVRVRGGDVVRGRMLVNCAGLHCDEVARLTGDDPGMRIVPFRGEYYELARPELVRGLVYPVPDPAFPFLGVHLTRGIDGGVHIGPNAVPALAREGYEWGTVRPRELAATLAWPGSWRIARRHWRYGAGELRRSVSKKAFTGAVRRLLPGVSEGDLVPAAAGVRAQAVLRDGTLVDDFLIREGARAVHVLNAPSPAATASLPIGREVGRRALEALARV; from the coding sequence GTGCGGAGGCAGGGCGCTTACGACTGTGATGTGCTCGTCGTCGGCGGCGGGATCGTCGGGCTGTCGACGGCGTACGCGATCACGCGGGCGGCGCCGGGCACGCGGGTCACCGTGCTGGAGAAGGAACCGGGACCGGCCCGGCACCAGACCGGGCGGAACAGCGGCGTCATCCACAGCGGGATCTACTACCGGCCGGGCTCGCTGAAGGCGCGGTACGCGGTCAAGGGCGCCGCCGAGATGGTGAAGTTCTGCGCCGAGTACGGCATCGACCACGCTGTCACCGGGAAACTGATCGTCGCCACCGAGCGCTCCGAGCTGCCCCGGCTGCACGCCCTGGTGCAGCGCGGCCGGGAGAACGGGATTCCGGTGCGGGAGCTGGGCGCCGCGCAGATCTCCGAGTACGAGCCGGAGGTGCGCGGTCTCGCGGCCATACACGTCGGCACCACCGGGATCTGTGACTTCGTGGGCGTCGCCCGGCAGCTCTCCCGTGCTTCCGGCGCCGAGATCCGCTACGGCGCCGAGGTCGAGCGGATCGACCGGCGGGCGTCCCTGGGCGTCGCCGTACGGGTGCGGGGCGGCGACGTCGTACGGGGGCGGATGCTGGTGAACTGCGCCGGGCTGCACTGCGACGAGGTGGCCCGGCTGACCGGGGACGACCCCGGGATGCGGATCGTGCCGTTCCGGGGGGAGTACTACGAGCTGGCGCGGCCCGAGCTGGTGCGCGGACTCGTGTATCCGGTGCCCGACCCCGCGTTCCCGTTCCTCGGGGTGCATCTGACCCGGGGGATCGACGGGGGCGTCCACATCGGGCCCAACGCCGTGCCCGCGCTGGCCCGTGAGGGGTACGAATGGGGGACCGTACGGCCGCGAGAGCTGGCGGCGACGCTGGCGTGGCCCGGCTCCTGGCGGATAGCGCGGCGGCACTGGCGGTACGGAGCGGGGGAGCTTCGGCGGTCGGTGTCGAAGAAGGCGTTCACCGGGGCGGTGCGGCGGCTGCTGCCCGGGGTCTCGGAGGGGGATCTCGTGCCGGCCGCGGCCGGGGTACGGGCCCAGGCCGTGCTGCGGGACGGAACGCTGGTGGACGACTTCCTGATCCGGGAGGGAGCACGGGCGGTCCACGTACTGAACGCGCCGTCACCGGCGGCCACGGCTTCACTGCCGATCGGGCGCGAGGTGGGCAGGAGAGCGCTGGAGGCGTTGGCTCGGGTGTGA
- a CDS encoding MFS transporter encodes MSREQRGPNEKLGAVLALAGISNAGLARRVNDLGAQRGLTLRYDKTSVARWVSKGMVPQGAAPHLIAAAIGQKLGRPVPLHEIGLADADPAPEVGLAFPRDVGQAVRAATELYRLDLAGRRAGTGGIWQSLAGSFAVSAYATPASRWLITPADSSVAREAGSVEGSGSPLKVGHSDVQKLREAAEDARRWDSKYGGGDWRSSMVPECLRVEAAPLLLGSYSDEVGRALFGASAELTRLAGWMAFDTGQQEAAQRYYIQALRLARAAADVPLGGYVLATMSLQATYRGFGDEGVDLAQAALERNRGLATARTMSFFRLVEARAHARAGDAAAAGAALKAAEGWLERARDGDHDPSWLGFYGYDRFAADAAECYRDLKAPRQVRRFTEQALSRPTEEFVRSHGLRLVVSAVAELESGNLDAACEQGVRAVEVAGRISSARTTEYVKDLLHRLEPYGDEPRVIELRERARPLLMTPA; translated from the coding sequence ATGTCCAGGGAGCAACGCGGGCCGAACGAAAAGCTCGGCGCCGTTCTCGCCCTCGCGGGAATCAGCAACGCAGGACTCGCGCGTCGCGTCAACGATCTTGGCGCTCAACGCGGGTTGACACTTCGCTACGACAAGACCTCGGTGGCGCGGTGGGTCTCCAAGGGCATGGTCCCCCAGGGTGCCGCGCCGCATCTCATCGCGGCCGCGATCGGGCAGAAGCTCGGCCGCCCGGTACCGCTGCACGAGATCGGCCTGGCGGACGCGGATCCCGCCCCCGAAGTGGGCCTCGCCTTCCCCCGTGACGTCGGACAGGCGGTGCGCGCGGCGACGGAGCTCTACCGCCTCGACCTCGCCGGCCGCCGCGCGGGCACCGGCGGCATCTGGCAGTCCCTCGCCGGGTCGTTCGCGGTGAGCGCGTACGCGACGCCCGCGTCACGCTGGCTCATAACCCCGGCCGACAGTTCGGTGGCGCGCGAAGCGGGCTCCGTGGAGGGCTCCGGGTCGCCGCTGAAGGTCGGCCACAGCGATGTGCAGAAGCTGCGGGAGGCCGCCGAGGACGCCAGGCGCTGGGACTCCAAGTACGGAGGCGGCGACTGGCGTTCGTCGATGGTGCCGGAGTGCCTTCGGGTCGAGGCGGCGCCGCTGCTGCTCGGCTCGTACTCCGACGAAGTCGGCCGCGCCCTCTTCGGAGCGTCCGCCGAACTCACCCGCCTCGCCGGTTGGATGGCCTTTGACACGGGTCAACAGGAGGCTGCGCAGCGGTACTACATCCAGGCGCTGCGGCTGGCGCGGGCCGCTGCCGACGTGCCGCTCGGCGGATACGTCCTGGCGACGATGTCGTTGCAGGCGACCTACCGGGGCTTCGGGGACGAGGGCGTCGACCTCGCGCAGGCCGCGCTGGAACGCAACCGGGGGCTCGCCACCGCGCGCACGATGAGCTTCTTCCGGCTCGTCGAGGCGCGGGCGCACGCCCGTGCGGGCGACGCGGCAGCCGCGGGGGCGGCCCTGAAGGCCGCCGAGGGGTGGCTGGAGCGGGCCCGGGACGGCGATCACGACCCGAGCTGGCTCGGGTTCTACGGGTACGACCGGTTCGCCGCTGACGCGGCCGAGTGCTACCGCGACCTCAAGGCACCGCGTCAGGTGCGCCGCTTCACCGAGCAGGCGCTGTCGCGGCCGACGGAGGAGTTCGTACGCTCGCACGGGCTGCGGCTCGTCGTCTCGGCGGTCGCGGAGCTGGAGTCCGGCAACCTCGATGCGGCGTGCGAGCAGGGGGTGCGGGCGGTGGAGGTCGCGGGGCGCATCTCCTCGGCGCGCACGACCGAGTACGTGAAGGATCTGCTGCACCGGCTGGAGCCGTACGGGGACGAGCCGCGGGTCATCGAGCTGCGGGAGAGGGCGCGGCCTCTTCTGATGACGCCGGCGTAG